In Candidatus Omnitrophota bacterium, the following are encoded in one genomic region:
- a CDS encoding type IV pilus twitching motility protein PilT, producing MPKDMNSLLKLMVEKGASDLHITVKWPAQIRIDEKLVAVDDHILSPEEVKSLIYSMLTKQQIEKFERDFELDISFELAEISRFRVNIFKQRGTVGASIRLIPYKIWSFEECGLPENIAVNFCKRPKGLVLFTGATGSGKSTSLASMIDWINNDRPCHIVTIEDPIEFVHQNKKALVDQREVYSDTHTFPAALKHVLRQDPDVILIGEMRDLETIESALIIAETGHLVFATLHTSDCVQTINRIVDVFPAHQQQQIRTQLSFVLLGVISQQLIPKQGGKGRVLAAEVLMVNPAVRSLIRESKVHQIYSAIQTSQKEGMKTMNQALYELYQKKFITYEQAVARSTDPEDLARLFKR from the coding sequence ATGCCCAAGGATATGAATTCCCTGCTGAAGCTGATGGTGGAAAAAGGCGCGTCGGACCTGCATATTACCGTAAAGTGGCCGGCCCAGATAAGAATAGATGAGAAACTGGTAGCTGTGGACGATCATATTCTATCGCCCGAAGAGGTAAAGAGCCTTATATACAGCATGTTGACTAAACAGCAGATAGAGAAATTTGAGAGGGATTTTGAGCTGGACATATCCTTTGAGTTGGCCGAAATAAGCCGGTTCAGGGTAAATATTTTTAAACAAAGAGGCACTGTCGGCGCCTCGATAAGGCTGATACCCTATAAGATCTGGTCTTTTGAGGAATGCGGTTTGCCGGAGAATATAGCGGTTAATTTTTGCAAAAGACCGAAAGGGTTGGTGCTTTTTACCGGAGCCACCGGAAGCGGCAAGTCAACATCTTTAGCTTCTATGATAGACTGGATAAATAATGACAGGCCGTGCCACATAGTAACGATAGAAGACCCGATAGAATTTGTCCACCAGAATAAGAAGGCCCTGGTGGATCAGAGAGAAGTTTACAGCGATACGCATACGTTTCCCGCGGCGTTAAAACATGTCTTAAGGCAGGATCCCGACGTTATACTTATAGGGGAAATGCGCGATCTGGAGACGATAGAATCAGCGTTAATAATCGCGGAGACCGGACATCTTGTATTCGCTACGCTTCATACTTCAGATTGCGTCCAGACTATAAACAGGATTGTGGATGTCTTTCCGGCGCACCAGCAGCAGCAGATAAGGACACAGCTGTCATTTGTGCTGCTTGGCGTCATATCGCAGCAGCTTATACCGAAACAGGGAGGTAAGGGGCGCGTGCTCGCGGCCGAGGTTTTAATGGTAAATCCCGCCGTCAGGAGCTTGATAAGGGAGTCGAAGGTGCACCAGATATATTCAGCAATACAGACTTCTCAAAAAGAAGGCATGAAGACGATGAACCAGGCGCTGTATGAACTTTATCAGAAGAAGTTCATAACTTACGAACAGGCAGTCGCGAGAAGTACCGATCCGGAAGATTTAGCGAGGCTATTTAAAAGGTGA